DNA from Armatimonadota bacterium:
GCTCTCGGGCGCGGTCGGCAAGGTTGGGCGCCCCAGCTCCCACAGTTTCGCCTCTCTTGCCGCGGCCTGCCACGCATCGAACAGCGCCAGGATGAGGCCCTGCGGGCCATCGAGAAACCCGGCGCGAAGAATGTAGTCGCGCGCGAATATCGCCGGGCCGCGGACCCCCATGCTTGGCAGCGAGGGCCGCCGGCCGCGCCGCAGCCACTCCAGCGCCCCCCATTCCGCGTAGCGGCGCATCTTCACGAAGCAATCGTCCAGGGTGAGATACGAATAGTGCAGGATCGCTCCCCGGCAGCGGCCGACGCGCCCCTGCACCTGCGCCGCCTCGTGCACTGCGCGCTCCGGGTAGTGCGTCAGGTCGCGCCGGAACAACCGCAGCTTGCGCTCTCCGCGCCATGCGCCGTAGCGCATGCGCCGCCCCAGGAAGTAGCCGTGGATGGGGATGAAGTAGCCATCCGCCGCTCGATCAGCGACGAGGAGGGCGCGCATCTCGCGGCGCAGCTCAGGGGTCACGCGTTCGTCGGCGTCGAGCGACAGCACCCACGGGTGCGCGGCCTGGCTCAGCGCCCAGTTCTTCTGCGCTGCCGGGCCGCGAAACTCGTGTTGCAGCACGCGCGCCCCCAGTTCGCCCGCGACGGCGGCGGTGGCGTCCTCACTCGAGTCGTCCACCACCAGCACCTCATCCGCCCAGGCGACCGATTGCACGCACTCCGCGATGTTGTGCGCCTCATTATGGGTGGGGATGATGACGCTGAGCTTGTCCATGCCGAGCGCACCGCGGCCTTCCGCGTCAGTCTCCAGTTCGAGCCGCGCCCCCGCCTGTCCTGCCGAACAGGTGCCTCGCGGTCGGCATCGAATCCATCCCCACCCAAGAAGGTCACCCCCCGCGCTCGCCGGGTGTGTTCGGAGAGTGGCGATCGCCCTTGCGCGCGACCTCCTATAGAGGTCGCGAACCTCACGCCACGCCCTGACAGGTCGGGGCGCGATTGCTCGCGCCCTCCACGAGAAGGCGCGCCCGGTTGACGCCTGGCCCGGCGCGGCGCGGGAGCGCTCATTACCCCGGTGCGAACAGCTCCTCCACGAACGCGCGGGGATCGAAGTCCCGCAGGTCGTCGGCCTGCTCGCCGGTGCCGATGAGCTTGATGGGGAGGCCGGTTTCGTGGGCGATGGTCACCACCGCGCCCCCGCGCGCGGTGCCGTCGAGCTTGGTGAGGACGATGCCGGTGACGGCGACCGCCTGCGCGAACTGCTGCGCCTGCGCCAAGGCAT
Protein-coding regions in this window:
- a CDS encoding glycosyltransferase family 2 protein, whose amino-acid sequence is MDKLSVIIPTHNEAHNIAECVQSVAWADEVLVVDDSSEDATAAVAGELGARVLQHEFRGPAAQKNWALSQAAHPWVLSLDADERVTPELRREMRALLVADRAADGYFIPIHGYFLGRRMRYGAWRGERKLRLFRRDLTHYPERAVHEAAQVQGRVGRCRGAILHYSYLTLDDCFVKMRRYAEWGALEWLRRGRRPSLPSMGVRGPAIFARDYILRAGFLDGPQGLILALFDAWQAAAREAKLWELGRPTLPTAPESEHAQDQHRPADA